ACTGTTAGCCAAGCATGATGGTGTGTCTTTAATCccggcagaagcaggcagatctttgagtttgaggccagcctgatctacagatgagttccagaacagccagggctacacagagaaagcctgtctggaaagaacaaaacaaaacaaaacccactctCTATCCTTTAGCTGCATAATGTTTCTCACAACATCCAAACAATGATCCAACTGGCTTTGCTGACAAAGGTCATTCAGCCAAGTACAATTTGATAAAAGAAAGCCCTGGCTTTGGAGTCAAAAGTTCTAGGTGACAATCTAGACTACAAGAGCAAAGGTAACCAGGCCCCAGGCACTTTCTATGTGGTTTCATAAGTTGCTGATACTTCAGCTCAGTTCCCCCTATCTCATAAGAAAGCTTTAAACCCAGACACATTAGAGGAGGAAATGTGAAGTACAGCCTGAAATGTCTAAAACATCTACTAGTTCACTAggggaaaacaaaaggaaaaaaatcaactctATCAGACAAGAAAAACATTTCGGTCTTGGTGTGGATCCAGTTACTAGCTACACTATGTCACGATCTACACTCAGTGATAATGCGCAAACTAATGTCCTAAGCTGACTTTTACACTGATTTTCATTAGAACCACAGAAGCCTTCTGATGGAGAGATTAGAGTCCCTTTCATGACAAGAAATGTGCTGATTATTTGCTTTGGCCCACATTGTATTATCAATGTCACCATGAAAGAAACAATCAGATGAACCAATCAAATGCCTGAGGGGTGCCTAGGTCTAAGACCTCGGCTATCTCTTGCCAACATAAGGAAATGACAAATCTATGCTTGGCAATTTCTGGATGAGATTTAGGTCCCTTTTCTGCATTCAGCCTCAGTAGGAATCCTCCTTCTGTTGCAATCACAGCATACCCTGAGATTAAAATATACAGGTGATTGCATGGAGGCAGTGGTTCTCATCTGGGAGTGACTGTCCCTGAAGGACATTTGTGTCTGAAGATGGTTTGGGGTATCACAATGGGAGACACTACTCATATCTAGTAGACAGGGGTCATGatggcatggtggcccacacacTTAATCCTCACACTCAGGAAGAAGAAGCAggtgatctctctgagtttgaagccagcctggtcaacatgggagttccaagccagccagaactacataatgAGTCCCTATCTAATAGCAGAAAACCTAGCAAGAACTAAGGGTTGTCCAGTCTGACTGAGAACTTCTACATTAAATATCTACTTGGAACCAATCCTTAAATAAGGACTGTGTgaataaaaaaagacattttgCTTGAAACAAAATAATATGCAACAAATGAGACACATCATATAAATTATGAAGTTCTTGAgtgtgatggtgcacgcctgtaattccagcactctgggaggcagaagcaggtggatctctgtgagctcgaggatGGTAtgatctgcaaagtgagtccagggcagccaaggctacacagagaaaacctgagttgaaaacaaataaatacataaacaaataatccTAAAAAGGACATAACTATGGCCAACAGAGATCCACAGAGCTACGTGGGAGAAGGATTATGCTATTGTTAAAGGCACGCTttatatgaaaggagggggactTTAATGGGGGGGGGGCATAGAACCAGCaaaagagcagaggcaggagtgaGATCAGTCAGGTAAGAAGCAGCGGCAGGCTAGTGTCACTGACACAGGTGAGGGCAGACAAGAAGGCAAACTGGCTACATGAAAACCGAACTGGCCTCGGACTTCTGGTATCCTTGTGTTTGAGAATAGGGAATTGACCTAGATAACTTAAGGTCCTTTCACTGTTAGCCTTTCATGGCGATATAACCATGGGTCTCAATTCTGTATATTCAGGTAGCCTGAATATTTATTACAGATCTTTTAAAGATCTGTTCCTCAAGATTCTGGTTCAGCAAGTCTGAGGAAAAGCCAGAATATCTGTATTCTGAAAACCTTTAGGTAAACCAGATAAAGGTCACTGTTGCAACCTTTCCTCCCAATACTGCATTATCAGGGCTTCAActcaaatgaaacaattcaaccTAAATTCCTAACTCACGACCCTTTCCGCGGGGGCAGGGGGGAGCTGTCACTTTATTAACCTTTGGCACCGGTTGGAAACCTTCGTAATCGACAAACCAAGACCTCCGTGGCAGCACCGGCAGGAGAACGCTTGAACAAAACACCCAAGAGCTCCGCGGAGCTTTCCAACCTGGAGTGAGGGTTGCTTGTGAATGCTGAGGTAGAAGCCTAGCAAATTCAGGCTGGTTTAACCGAGCGCAAGGGCTGGACTGGAAAGCCCGCTGCAGGATCTCGGGGATGCACTGTCGGTGACGTGCGTGCGCACGCGGCCACCCCACGCCGAGCCCGAGGGGGGCCTCGCTCACGCCCCCGGGGGGGAAAGGTGTCAGAGGACACCGCGAGggacggcggcggcggccgaCCCCAGGCGTGGCTCAGGCGTCGGGCGAGCGCGTTACCTGCAGCAGGTGCAGCTGGGCCGCGAGGCGCCGCGGCAGATGGAGGAAGCAGTCCCGAACGTTCGTGAAGGCCACCGTCGCGACCGCCCCTCCGGACCCCGCACCCGCTACGCGCTCGCTGCTCCACATCGTCCAGAGCGAGGTTCAACTCTCCCCGGAGAGCAGGGTCCGCCCCCTTCCCGTCAGGCCCGGGCGTCAGGGTCCGAGGACATCGATCGGTCCCGCCCCCCGCCCCGCCTCCTTCCACATGCCCGGCTGCCGTCCCTCTCCGGTCTCTCCTCCCGGACCCTAGGGGGCGGCATGTCGCTTACGGCTGGCTCGCTCTCAGGAAACGATTGTCGATGGGGTCGATTCTCCAGCCAATCCTAGCACGCTTGGCCCATCCTGCTCGCTTATTGGACACAGAGGGGCGCGTCCGGCGGATGTTGTTCTGGCGCCGAGGACTACAGGCGGCAAGATGGCGTCCAGCGACTGGAAGCCGGGAGGCGTTTTCGACCACCACGTCCAGACGCCTGTGTGTGACTCGCGGGCCAAATACCGGGAGGGCCGACGCCCTCGCGCCGTCAAGGTAGAGCGACCTCGGTTTCTTCCCTCTCCTCGCAGGAGCACTAGCTTCCTGTGAGCACTGGCTCCCCATGGCCAGCCTACTTAAAGGCACGACAGGGATGCTGTCAGGTCCGTCTCGCAGTGGAGGGGGCGCGAGGAACCCGGGCCCACGTACCAAAGGTTATCACTGCTCTCGGTTCACCACTTCCTAGGCCGTCACTCCGCGGTTTTTAGTTCTGTGTCCTATGTGTTTACATTAGCGCTTGTCGCAGGACAAGCGCTGGAGGAGTGTTTCAGTGGCTGTTCCCAGTAACTTCTCCGGAGCCAGCGTTTGGAAAAGATGTTTTtggttcgtttgttttgttttccgagacagggtttctccgtctCTTAAGTGGTGTAGCTAGAGCCTTTATGTGGAGCGTGTCATCTTTTAGGCAGAAAGAACGAcgcttttgtgtgtatgtggtgcaGACCATATTGAACAGAGTATTTCTTGTTTTcaaagctccatttttttttaaaaaactcagagTCAGAGTTGCCATAGGCTTCTTTGAGGAGTATATTTAACGACCACCCCTTCCTTTAGGTATATACAATCAATTTGGAATCTCGATACTTACTAATACAAGGAGTTCCTGCGGTAGGAGCCATGAAGGAATTAGTTGAGCGATTTGCTCTCTATGGTGCGATTGAACAGTATAACGCTCTTGATGAATATCCAGCTGAAGACTTTACAGAAGTTTATCTCATTAAATTTGTGAAATTACAAAGCGCAAGGTACGTACAAGTTAAACAGTACCCATATCCTGTTGCTCTTattttggccctgggctttttccaAACACATCCATATCATGAGAGCACTTATTTCTCCCAATCTTCCTGGGATTTGGGGGGAAgggaggttgagacagggtttatctgtgtagccttgactgtcctagaaccatctctgtagaccaggttggcctcaaactcagagatccactgcttctgcctctcaagtgctgggattaaagaataCAGGGGTTTAAAGGTCTGTACCACTCCACCCCacctttctggttttgtttttttatccatTCAGACCTCACATATTCTAGTCAGTCACAACAGTGAGTTACATCTCCAGCTCTTCCTTCAAACTTTTAAAAGGCTAACTAGTTTTTGAACCTGTAGTTGCTATTCATATAtttttctggttaaaaaaaaaaaaaaggcttcaaattccctggagatggagttagaAGGGGTTGTGAACCACCCAACAGGGGTTCTGGGATTGGAATCTGCTCTTTGCAAAAATCATTAAGTGCTTTTATCGTCAAACCATGTCATTAGCCCCTCAGACTTCTTTGTCCATCACAAAAGTACTTGATTCCAAAAGGCCATGGGTCTTTTTTCACCAATTGGCTAGCTCTTCATGGGTTAGTCGGGAAAGCATACTTTCTAGTGGTTTTTTTTGTCTCCACAGAACCCGATACTGTTGGCTCTGTAATCAGACATCTAAATTGAATCTTAGTTTTATAGATGAATGTGTAAATATGGCTCGGTTATGAATTTTCTGGTGCCTTGCTCTCATTTTGAGATGGCTATGAGATATGAATTTAAGTAAAACACTTGCGGTTTTTGTATGGAGTGATATCTCAGTAAGCACTCACTAATCATATCTGTGGATTCAGAAGTACTTGATTACTTACTAGAGTGCTTGCTTCCACATAGTTTCAATATTTTTTGAATgaatacaattctttttttaattagctatttctcttttatttttatgtgtgtgtggtttgggtGTGTGAACTTATATGCCCTGTATGCAGGCAGGACCCTGCTGAGCAGAAGAGGACactatcccctggaactggagttacaggaagttgtgattgccatgctagggattgaacctgggttctcttaACCCcttagctacctctccagccccagaaggaATAGAGTTGTTAATTTCTCAAAGCTTAGTTGTTATATAGTcagtattttcttttgttctgtgtgtgtatctagGAGCACATGCCATCATGGCATGTGTCCAGGAAATATGGTTATCTCCCACCATGTGAATTCCAGAACTTAAAATCACATCATCAGTCTTGCTGGCAAGCGCCAGCCCAAAGTTAAATATTTTGATCACAAGTTCTATAACTCAGGCTAACCAGTATGATCCTGAGTTAGTTCAAAACAATTCTAGGTAAGTGTGTCTAGCTTAACTGAAAGTCTATTGACATTattaggagaggaaaaggaaagaatgctttcttggggctgagagatggctcagtggttaagatagCTTGCTGCTTCTTCAGAGAACTGGACTTCACTTCACAAGGACCCttattgggtggctcacaaccacttgcaaCTTCAGCCCCATGGGATCCATTtgcctcttctggtctctctggCCACCtggcacctgcacatacatgtacagacacacgtaaatacaaataatataagataaaccctTTTCTTAAAGAGTACGTTCTGGGTCAGTGTGGTCATCCAAAATCAAAGCATtttacccaacacacacacacacactttgatcCTTAAATCAATCTGTGCAATATCTGTTAATCTTTTATCTTAGGtaagaaaaaatttaagaagccatggctggagagatggctcagtgattaagaacatgCACTGCCCCTTCACAGGACTTGAGTGAGTCCCAGAAACCAGGTcaagtgtctgtaactctagctgcaGGCTAGAGCCGCTGAACATacttacacaaaattaaaaataattaaaaaaagaaactctttCTGGCTGTATTGGCAGATGCtgttaatcctagcatttgagaggcGTAggcctttgtgagttcaaggccagcctgagctacatagtgagttccaggacaggcagtgcTACATTGTGAGACCGTGTCTCAGGTGGTGATGGAGTGGAGCCATGCACCTGGGGGCTGGAGATGACTGAGAAGCTACTGAACCTATTACTGTTCCAGGGGACTCAAGTTTGGAgtttagttctcagcacccatgcgaggtggctcacaagtgtctgtaacccCACTTTGAGGGGATCTtcacctctggcctccttgggtaacCGTACTCATGTGCAGACACCCACATGCAGACACccacacataagtaaaaataatagttttttaAGCCGTGTGATTTCTGTATTTCTTGAGAGTTGTGTTTCTAGTGTACATTTCTCTTTAGGACAGCTAAGAAGAAGATGGATGAGCAGAGTTTCTTTGGTGGCTTACTGCATGTGTGCTATGCTCCAGAATTCGAGACAGTTGAAGAAACTAGGAAAAAACTACAAGAGAGAAAGGCTTATATTGCAAGAGTTACTAAAAACAAAGGTATGGAAAGTCTGTGTTAGCACCTTCTGTGTGTCAGATCCTGCTGGTGTGTGTGTTGCGGTCTGCGGTGACTTGAACCACAGGGTTCTGTGCGGCACTGTACAGTCTCAGCCAGGAGGGAAAGATGTTGACTGACTCGTGGAAGGTTTCCTCTGGGATGTGGGAGATGGGTGAACTTCAGTAAATGTCATCCAGAAGGGGCATAGAAAGGATGGCAAGGTGAGCCAGGCTACCTGCTTATACACTTAGAGAAATAAATTGCCACCATACATTTACGGAGCTGTAAGCCCTTCAGAGTTACCAAAGTTTTAGTGAGAGAGATTAGGAGAGTAGCCGGGAAGTAAATCATGAAGTGCTATGTTCCAGGCTAAGGGATCCAGTGTTTAACAAGAAGGCAGCAGGAAGCAGTTGTGGAATGCAGACTGGTTGGAAGTGCTGATCATCATCAGAAAGTTCTGACTTTTGATCAGCAGCTGGTTTAGTGGCCCGGCTGAGTTTCTCCTGACACAATATGAACTAAATGTGCAGCAATATGGAAATGCTCTAAGAGCACAGTTAGTGGAGAATATGAAAATGGGGTCTTACTCTCTAGTGAGTAGGGAGACAAGGAGGCTGCAGAGGAAACGAGACATTCTAGATAGATGAAAATGTAATAGATAAGTGGGGCAAAGGGACAAGGCTTGACACTGTCCCATTGGGTCCTTTCAACAAGCCTTACGACTATCCATGCATTCCCTGCGCTAGAAGTATAATTTTGGGAGTAGAGTTTAAGGTTTGTTGTTAGAATTACAAGATTCTGAGTGACCAAAACGATTAATGACCTGTTTCCCTTTccctcaacttttaaaaatataacgtTAAAGATTATTACTTGACAAAGAAGAAACTGGCTCCAGAGCAAAAAGGAACAAGAGAGTCTGGACAAGATTTCCATCCACATATGACTGGATTATGTACAACAGCTTCAAACACTTCTCCCGCGAACTCGAGTCCTTATCTTCCTTATTCTTGTGAATTGCCTTTATGCTATTTTGCCTCCAAGAGTGCATGTTCACCTGAGGAGCATGTGGAAAGAGCATCGGACTCCTGTGATAGTGCTGGGCACCACAGTGAACTCCTGAAGCATCATGACTGCAATGCCTTTGCGCCAGGACTACAGATGAACACTTACAGAAACTCAGTACCTTGCTCTAGTGTGCAAGAGGCCGTCACTACCTCAGAGGCGGTTGGCAGATTCATGCCTAGGACAATGCAGCTGCAGGAGAGGAAGAGGCGACGAGACTGTGACCATGAGCTTGGAACTTTTGAAACAAACACGGGCTGTAATGAAGTCTTGATTGGCCCTAAGCTACCTGATATCCCCTCCGTGGATCTGCAGGACGACTCCTTAAATACAACAGCAGACTTAATTCGCAGTAAACTTAAAGAGGTAACGTCTTTATTCTCTAAGACTTGAAGTAATGTGATTGTAGGACCAACAACTAGATAGGACATTACGTGGAGGAACTAAAACATTGTGATTGTTTGTATTGAtgtattttcctgcctctgtcttctgaaacAACAGATTTGATCAATCAGACTATAATAGTGATTCTGGATGTTGTCTTTTCTGACTTCCTCATTTAAAGTTCCATTGGTAGCAGTAACATAAGCCAAAATGGACAGCTAGAATCAATTGTTTTTCTTAAATTCAAAGTTACTGCAGACTACATCAAagtcaaaatgcttttatgatagaTATCTATAAAAGAAGGGGTGGTTctgattaattatttaattttgttgGGGCAGATCCCGGGGACGTGTGTTAGACAGGTGCCCCATCACTGCCACACCCACAGCCCACGGAGTGAGATTTCTAAAGACTGAGTTCATTTTATGTGTGAGCTTCAAAGATCTGAGCTATTGTCTTTTCCCCCGTTGTTTACATTATCTTCCATTTTCTAGATGCTGTGGAGCGGAGGTGGGCCTTGTCAGCATAGTTGGCGGGCCATgaacattttcttagttaactACCCGGTTCAGAGACTCCTGTTCGCACCATTGCTCTTCTCTTTTGCAGTGTGATTAGAGAAGCCAGGGTGGCCCTCTTTCTTTTTACAGAGAGCTTTGTTTCCACCTCATTATTATTTGGTAAAGGCTGATGGATTGTTTAAAGTAGGAAAAGTGTATGCACATGGTTTTTATGTTTAACTCTGTCTGAGTTTTTCAGTGTGTGCCAGCACCATATATCCTTCAGGCGCAGTACAGACTCATCGCTGTCTCAGTCAGGACCGGCTGCATTTTTAAAGTGTAAAGTCTACACatagaaatgaaagaacaaagaagtACCTCATGTACTTTACCACAACTTCTAGTATTTTTCCATTTCAAGTCAAGATGGTCTTACACTGCTTTTGACTTACTATTAAGTTATTTTTGGTAATGGAATGATAGCAATGACTCCAGGGTCCATCCCAGCTGAGATCTCtgtaaagccagcctggtctacctagtaagttccaggtcagccaggccaGTCAaagttacacagtgaaaccctgttcaaagagaaaacaaacaaatgaaaaacccaGTAAAACCAGGATATTTGCCTGTAtcctctttgttttcttcattgtaGCTCTTGTCTCTGGAGTGAAGTGAAATCCCACTgttgtttcaatttgcatttgtTTAATTGAGATGAAATAGCATCCTaatattttcttttgcatttccGTGAcagctaatgatgttgaacactttcaaatatttattggccACATGTATTTCTTCCTTTGAGATCTGTTCAACTCATTAGCCTATTTATTCATTGGATGACTTGGTTTTTTTAGTCTATTACTTCTGCAGTTCTTTACAGATTCTCTATAGTAACTCCTCCTTTGTATAGTCGGGCCAGGATTCCCCATTCTGCAGGCTCTTTTCACTTTTCTGATTAGTCTGTTGCTGTGCGAAGCTCTTCACTTCCATGGGATCCCATTAGTCAGTCAGTTTGTTCAATTAAGGTCCATTTCAGACAGTCTTTGCCCTGAAGTgctcttcttgtttttctctggCAGTCTCAGAGCTTGTTACATTTGGTTCTCAATCCATTTTgaattggggtgtgtgtgtagcAAGAGATAGGGATCAGGTCTTCACTTTCCTGCATGTGGAAATCCAGTTTTTTAGCACCCTTCGTTGAAAAGGCTGTTTTTCCCCACATGTCACTGATAGCTTTGTCAAAAATTCTGTGATTGTGgctgtgtgggattatttctgggtcctctgttctatTCCACTGTTCTGCATTCTTGTTTTTATCCATACTAGGCTTCTtttgtgtcttagggtttctattgctgtgatgaaacaccttgACAAAAAAGCAGGTTGGAgacaaagggtttatttggctttcacgTCTATTTTGCTGTttattattgaaggaagtcaggacaggagctcaagcagggcaggaacctggaggcaggagctgatgcagaggccatagaggggtgctgcttactggcttgctcctcatggcttgccctcagcctgctttcttatagaacccaggtccACCAGTCCAGGCAGGATGGTACCAcctgcagtgggctgggcccCCTTCattaaaactaattaaaaaactaattaaaaatgcctttcagctggatctcatgaaagcattttctcaatcaagGTTCCCTCCGTTCAGATTGCTCTAGTTCGTATATCAAGTTGATAGAGTAGGCTGCACACTTTGGCTCTGTGGCTCTGTGATTTGAGATAAGATAGTGTGACATGTCTAGCCTTGTTCTTTACTGCTCAGGATTGCTCTAACTCTTCAAGAGCCTTTTGTAcctccatatgaattttagggcatttttttttctagctttaaGAAAGATGTCTTTGATATTTTGATAGGGATTGTGTTTATTCTAGTGATCACTTTTGGAACTCCAGCCATCTTTACAATATTAATTCTgccagggccagtgagatggttcagcaggtaaaggtactttccacaagcctgacaacctgagttcagtccgaAGGACTCACATGATAGGAGGAGAAAGCCAGTTCCCACAGGTTTGCCTCTGGCCTTCGTATACACGCTATGGCACGTTTATTCCCTCATGCACAATTAAGTgaataaatgtagttttaaaaattaaacctttacctaaaatatagctcgacaattgttaagctctttgggtggatgacacctaaatgaacatctgtacaaagtcccaatttatttctaatatcagagatcagacctctactcttgcctgatgcgtctaaaacaaaaagggggaactgtagagagctgcagaatgctatgccttaaagatggagctggtttccgccttccaccttcccgatggtgagtgctctctgtcaggaacaactccacatttggctaaggccgaggatctggcttgcttccatgtatgtggacctatctgcattgcccccgtggcatgcctgggttggctacccagaggctatttaagctgtgggctggctttccccggggtccgaggattgttcaatgttcctgaataaactgcattgaaaaaaaaaaaaaaaaaaaacaaggttataaaataaaaaaaaaaaaaaaaattaaacctttaattccagcacttgggaggcagaggcaggtgaatctctgtgagttcgaggccagcctgtctggtctacagagctacttctagggcagccaaggctacgcaaagaaaccttgtctcaaaaaactaaattaTTAGTTGTGctaggggctggtgagatggctcagtgggtagaggcccTTGCTGCGAGCCTGGCAACCTGTGTTCTGTCTTGCTCCCACAGGTCGTCCTTCTCACTTCATGTGAGCCGTGCTGTGGGTGGGGTGAGGCTGAATAACAATTACAGATTGTTAAAATTCCTTCTGCCAGTCCATGAACATGAGCGGCCTTGTCAGTTAATAGTGGCTTTTCTTGCTATATATATGTTTGGCTATAAAGGTCTTTGACCTTCTGGTTAAATTTATTCCTGGGTTTGTTTTaagtgtgtggtatatgtgtgtatatgttcatgtgtgtgtgcacatggcttCCTCTGGCACTttgtaccttattttttgagacagctccctgatttggctagactggctgccaGCAGGCTGCTGGGATCCTTTGGCATCTGTCTTCCTAGTGTGAGATTATAGATGCGTACTAGTGCACCTGGCCTTTTCGTGTGGGGGCTGGAGATCAGAACTCAGGTCTCTGTGTttgcatgacaagcactttaccaactgagccgtcTCCAAACCcacttggttttgttgctgttgattGTAAATGGGATAGTTTTCccgttttttttaaatttccttggCAAGTTTATTGCTTTATAGAAAAgcaactgtttttttgtttgatttcatcttttcatgaaaGTGCCTATCAGAGTtaagagttttctggttgaatctTTAGAGTCTTTTAAGTTTAGAGTTGTATAGGCTGTGAGTAGAAATAATATGACTGCCTtcctcttattatttttttttttgtcttattgctctgctTTAGACTGACAATACTATTTTGAATAATAAGAGGGAAAAGAATGGACACCTTTGTCTCCTTTCCTGATATTAAAGGAAATGCTTTTTACCTCTAAGTATCTACTAAAGTAAACATATATTGCTGTTCGTGGGTCTGTGTGCTGTATTTATGATTTGCCTACATGGGACCTTCCTGGAAGTCTTGGAATAAAACTAACTTTGTCATGGTTGTATGAGCTTAATGTGTTCTTCAATTCAATTTGCAgtaattttattgagaatttttactTACATGTTGATCTGAAGAATTGGGCTATAGTTTCCTTATTTGTTGTGTCCTGTATGACTTGTTATTAGAGTGATGCTGGCCTCACAGGATGAGTTGCTATTGTCCCTTCCTTATGCTTCTGCTTTTTAAACTAGTTTGAAGAGcgttggtgttagctc
This Meriones unguiculatus strain TT.TT164.6M chromosome 21, Bangor_MerUng_6.1, whole genome shotgun sequence DNA region includes the following protein-coding sequences:
- the Rbm48 gene encoding RNA-binding protein 48 — its product is MASSDWKPGGVFDHHVQTPVCDSRAKYREGRRPRAVKVYTINLESRYLLIQGVPAVGAMKELVERFALYGAIEQYNALDEYPAEDFTEVYLIKFVKLQSARTAKKKMDEQSFFGGLLHVCYAPEFETVEETRKKLQERKAYIARVTKNKDYYLTKKKLAPEQKGTRESGQDFHPHMTGLCTTASNTSPANSSPYLPYSCELPLCYFASKSACSPEEHVERASDSCDSAGHHSELLKHHDCNAFAPGLQMNTYRNSVPCSSVQEAVTTSEAVGRFMPRTMQLQERKRRRDCDHELGTFETNTGCNEVLIGPKLPDIPSVDLQDDSLNTTADLIRSKLKEVISSVPKPPEDKLEDMCTSQPRKQRRRI